ATTAATCAATCAAATGGTGTGATTACTGATATGATAAAGGGTTTTTCCTCTTATCCAGTGAATAGTTACGAAAGTTTTAACTGCGAAGAGGTTTTGTTAAAAAGATTAAAGATGGTAATAAATCCTTCCGGTAAAGAAATTGCTTGGTATAAATCCACCTTAATCCGTTTTGAAATCTTGGGAGAGCCTAAGAATTTAATAAAGCCAGAAAAAAGGTATAAATTAATTTTTAAAGACGAAGAAGAGGATATTACCATTCCTTAATTTATTATTTTTATTGACTTTAAAATTTTTTTTTATTATAATTTTGTAATGATTACAGATTTGGATAGAATTAAAGAAATGCTTCAAAAAGCAAAAATCAAACCGACCTATTTAAGAATGCGTCTTTTAAAATATCTCTTAGAGAAGAAAAATCATCCAACAGGTAAAATGATTTATCAAGTATTGAAGAAAGAATTGCCCACGATTTCTTTAACCTCTATTTACAATAATTTAGAACTTTTTGCCGAAAAAGGTTTAGTAAAGATTATTTTGCTGGATCCAAAGGAAATAAGATTTGATGGCGAAAAGGGGCATCATCATTTCTTTTGTGAAAAATGTCGGAAGATAATTGATTTACCAATTGATTGTAGTTTGATTAAAAAGAAAAAAATTTATGGCCATTTGATAAAAGATTGGGATGGTTATTTTTTTGGGATTTGTAAAGATTGTCAAAATGATTGATAAAAATTTATTAGAAAAGATAAAAGAAGAATTTAATTCCTTACGTCAGCCAGAGTGTTATGCTGAAATAAAAGAAATAGGTGATGATTATTTGGTAGTAGAATTTTCAGGAACAAAAGTTAATCTGGCTTGTTGTTTTGATGAGAATTTTGTTGACTTTCAATACTATTTAAAAGATTTTAGTAATTTAGAATTCTTAATTGATGAGGTAAAAAGAGAGAGCGATAAATTTATTATAAAATATATTAAGAAGGAGGAGAAATGAAGACAATTAAAGGAACAAAAACCGAGAAGAACTTATTAATTGCTTTTGCTGGTGAAAGCCAGGCAAGAAATCGTTATACCTTTTTTAGTGAACAGGCAAAAAAGGAAGGTTATTATCAGATTGCTTCAATCTTTTTGGAAACAGCCGATAATGAGCGAGAGCATGCTCAAAGGTTATTTAGTTTTTTAGAAGGTGGTTTGATAGAAATTACTGCTTCTTTTCCGGCAGGTAAAATCGGCACTACTGAAGAGAATTTAAAAGCAGCGGCCGAAGGGGAGAATTACGAATATACTCAAATGTATCCCAGTTTTGCTAAAATTGCTGAGGAGGAGGGGTTTAATGAAATTGCTGCTGTTTTAAAAGCGATTGCGGTTGCTGAAAAACAGCACGAAAAAAGATATCTTGCTCTTTTAGAAAACTTAAAGAATGGCAAAGTATTTAAAAAAGATAAAGAAGTAGTTTGGAAATGTCAACGATGCGGATATATTCATATGGGTAAAGAAGCACCAAATATTTGTCCTTCTTGTGGTTATCCGAAAAATTATTTTGAATTATTATGTGAAAATTGGTAAAATAATTTAAAAAGGAGGAAGAGATGAATAAAGAAGAGAAAAAAGGTATTCCCCTTTTAGGGGAAGATTTTCCAGAAATGAACGTTTTAACCACTCATGGTTTAATGAGTTTACCACAAGCCTATAAGGGAAAATGGTTTGTGTTATTTAGCCATCCGGCTGACTTCACGCCTGTTTGTACTACGGAATTTTATGCCTTTCAAGTTCGGTATCCGCAATTTCGCAAATTAAATTGCGAACTTATTGGATTAAGTGTTGACCAAGTCTTTTCTCATATCAAATGGATTGAATGGATAAAAGAAAAACTGAATATTGAAATTGAATTTCCAATAATTGCTGATACTGGCGAAGTGGCTGAAAAACTTGGTTTAATCCATCCGAAAAAGGGAACAAATACTGTGAGAGCAGTTTTTGTGGTCGATCCCGAAGGAAAAATCAGAGTAATTTTATATTATCCACAAGAATTGGGAAGAAATATTGATGAAATATTAAGAATTGTTGAAGGAATTCAGATTAGCGATAAAAACAAGGTTGCCTTACCAGCAAATTGGCCTAATAATGAATTGGTAAAAGATAAGGTAATAATCCCACCGGCAAATAATATTAAACTAGCGAAAGAGCGTTTAGAGAAAGCCAAAACCGGTGAATTTGAATGTTATGATTGGTGGTTTTGTTACAGAAAGTTAGAGAAATAAAATGGGCGTATTACAAGATAGTGTTAAAGAACAAGTAAAGGAACTGTTTAAGGATTTAAAAAATCCGGTTAAGTTGGTTGTTTTTACTCAGGAGAGTTTAGTTACCCTTCCGACTTTTGAATGTGAGACCTGTCGGGATAACCGAATTTTAATGGAAGAACTTGCCTCTCTTTCCGATAAAATAAGTATTGAGATTTATGACTTCTTAAAAGATGAAGAAAAGAAAAATCAATATGGGATTGATAAGATACCAGCGACCGCAATAGTTGGTGAAAAGGATTACGGAATTAGATTTTACGGCTTGCCGGCAGGTTATGAGTTTTCGACAATCATCCACGCAATAAAGTTGGTATCAGAAGGAGAAAGCAAGATAAGCGAAACAAACAAAGGGAAATTAGCCACCCTTACTAAACCAATACATATTCAGGTTTTTGTTACTTTAACTTGTCCTTATTGTCCCCAAGCAGGTTATCTTGCTTATCAATTGGCAATGGCAAATGATCTAATAAAGGCTGATGTGATCAACGCTGGTGAGTTTCCCCAATTGGCTCAAAAATATAATGTCTTTGCGGTGCCCAAAATCGTGATTAACGAAATTGTCCAATTTGAAGGTGCGGTGCCAGAGGATGTTTTTGTGGAAAAAGCGATTATGGCTCATAACACCACGATTTAATGAAATGCGTTGTTTGTAAAAGAAATGCTGAGATAAAAGTTCTTGCTTCCTTTTGTCCTGATTGTTTTATAACCCACTACGAAAGAAGGGTTGAAAGGTTAATTAAAAAATGGCGATTGGTTAGCAAGGGTGACCGAATTCTTATTTGTGTTTCCGGTGGTAAAGATTCTCTAAGTTGTGCGGAAGTTCTTTATCGATTAAAAAATCGGTTTCAGTATGAGATTGGTGTTCTAAATTTAGATGTAAATATTCCTCAATGTTCTAACGAAAGGACAAAAAAAGTAGTCGAGGAATTTTGTAAAGAAAGAGGGATTCCCTTTTATTTTACTTCCTTTGCTGAATATTTAAAAATTTCGGAGATTGATAAGATTTTTAAAGTTTCCCGTCGACCAATTTGCGGCACCTGCGGAATGATAAAAAGATATATCTTTAATCGTTTTGCTCGGGAAAATAATTTTAATAAAGTAGCCACTGGTCATTGTGCCGATGATATAATAAAATTCTTCTTTAAAAATTTTGAGAGCGGTTATTTTTCTTGGATAGATAAATTAAAGCCTTTTACTCCTTCTTTTCATCCAAAGGTATTGCCCCGTATCCGACCTTTATATAACTGTTTGGAAATAGAAAATTATGCCTATGTTAAGTTTAAAAGAATAGAAATTGCCACTTGCGTTATGTGCTCTTATTTTACGAGAAAAGATGAATGGGATGAGATATTCAGGTTTATTGATGAGAAAAAACCCCAATTCAAATTAAACTTTGTGAGAAATTTAGCCGAAGTAAAGATAATTGGACCGGACAAGGAAAAGGAATATTATGAGTGCGAAATCTGTGGTGAAATAACGGATAAAAAAATCTGTACAGTCTGTAATTTGAAATCAAAAATTTAATTTATATAATAAATTATAATTTAAAGGAGAATTTGAATGGCAAAATTAAATTATTTTATTTTATTTTTAATAATAATTTTTAGTTGCTCCCAAAAGAAAACCGAGGAAAGAAGAGTTGAAAAAATTTTTGCTTACGGAATAACTTTGACAAAAGAGAGTTCTCCGAAAGAGGTGGCTAATCTTTTAATTAAGGGTTTAGATAATGAAGATGAGGAACTATTAAAAAAATTGGTGGCGGTAAATTATGAGATAAAAGAACTGACAAAAATTTTTAAAGAGCACG
The candidate division WOR-3 bacterium DNA segment above includes these coding regions:
- the rbr gene encoding rubrerythrin, whose amino-acid sequence is MKTIKGTKTEKNLLIAFAGESQARNRYTFFSEQAKKEGYYQIASIFLETADNEREHAQRLFSFLEGGLIEITASFPAGKIGTTEENLKAAAEGENYEYTQMYPSFAKIAEEEGFNEIAAVLKAIAVAEKQHEKRYLALLENLKNGKVFKKDKEVVWKCQRCGYIHMGKEAPNICPSCGYPKNYFELLCENW
- a CDS encoding thioredoxin family protein gives rise to the protein MGVLQDSVKEQVKELFKDLKNPVKLVVFTQESLVTLPTFECETCRDNRILMEELASLSDKISIEIYDFLKDEEKKNQYGIDKIPATAIVGEKDYGIRFYGLPAGYEFSTIIHAIKLVSEGESKISETNKGKLATLTKPIHIQVFVTLTCPYCPQAGYLAYQLAMANDLIKADVINAGEFPQLAQKYNVFAVPKIVINEIVQFEGAVPEDVFVEKAIMAHNTTI
- a CDS encoding peroxiredoxin, coding for MNKEEKKGIPLLGEDFPEMNVLTTHGLMSLPQAYKGKWFVLFSHPADFTPVCTTEFYAFQVRYPQFRKLNCELIGLSVDQVFSHIKWIEWIKEKLNIEIEFPIIADTGEVAEKLGLIHPKKGTNTVRAVFVVDPEGKIRVILYYPQELGRNIDEILRIVEGIQISDKNKVALPANWPNNELVKDKVIIPPANNIKLAKERLEKAKTGEFECYDWWFCYRKLEK
- a CDS encoding ATP-binding protein, whose translation is MKCVVCKRNAEIKVLASFCPDCFITHYERRVERLIKKWRLVSKGDRILICVSGGKDSLSCAEVLYRLKNRFQYEIGVLNLDVNIPQCSNERTKKVVEEFCKERGIPFYFTSFAEYLKISEIDKIFKVSRRPICGTCGMIKRYIFNRFARENNFNKVATGHCADDIIKFFFKNFESGYFSWIDKLKPFTPSFHPKVLPRIRPLYNCLEIENYAYVKFKRIEIATCVMCSYFTRKDEWDEIFRFIDEKKPQFKLNFVRNLAEVKIIGPDKEKEYYECEICGEITDKKICTVCNLKSKI
- a CDS encoding Fur family transcriptional regulator — encoded protein: MITDLDRIKEMLQKAKIKPTYLRMRLLKYLLEKKNHPTGKMIYQVLKKELPTISLTSIYNNLELFAEKGLVKIILLDPKEIRFDGEKGHHHFFCEKCRKIIDLPIDCSLIKKKKIYGHLIKDWDGYFFGICKDCQND